Proteins encoded together in one Thermomonospora curvata DSM 43183 window:
- a CDS encoding alpha/beta hydrolase: MSRISGRLRLFGALAAGVLAMGVAGAVTTPASAATAVFREDFSNGLGSFTSSGSVTTGSYGARLSGSLLSDPSITSTTISLSGYSGVTVSYTRSTSGLDLGESFTAAYSVDGGSFVTLESARQAGGPVSFRLPSSVDGRSVRLRFSLDANSPLESLTVDDVLVTADGGGSDPGPGPGGPLPPVSDVTKPGPYAVAIDRSAGPRRNGWLVYPMNAGQYGVDHPIFVWGPGAGSTPADYEDMLRQWASHGFVVYSEVSSSDGTYMVNALNWLQAQNSNPASPLHQNLDLSEVAFGGHSRGSLGTFDVADEPRLSTTIHVAGGSFDGNGPNKLRKPTLYIGGDSDFATSNMERDYRNTRVPVWFNILNNTDHIYATRNGQHIITAWLRWHLGDEEFRRTSDFLSPTCTFCSLGRVQYKNW, translated from the coding sequence ATGTCTCGCATCAGCGGGCGCCTGCGACTATTCGGCGCACTGGCCGCAGGCGTCCTGGCCATGGGCGTCGCCGGCGCCGTCACCACCCCGGCTTCCGCCGCGACCGCGGTTTTCCGCGAGGACTTCTCCAACGGGCTCGGCAGCTTCACCTCCAGCGGGTCGGTCACCACCGGCAGCTATGGGGCCCGGCTGAGCGGGTCGCTGCTGTCGGACCCGTCCATCACCTCCACCACCATCAGCCTGAGCGGCTACAGCGGGGTGACGGTGTCCTACACCCGTTCGACCTCCGGGCTGGACCTGGGCGAGTCGTTCACCGCGGCCTACTCGGTGGACGGCGGGTCGTTCGTGACGCTGGAGTCGGCGCGGCAGGCCGGCGGCCCGGTGTCGTTCCGGTTGCCGTCCTCGGTGGACGGGCGCAGCGTGCGGCTGCGGTTCTCGCTGGACGCCAACAGCCCCCTGGAGTCGCTGACCGTCGATGACGTGCTCGTCACCGCCGACGGCGGCGGCAGCGACCCGGGGCCCGGTCCGGGCGGGCCGCTGCCTCCGGTCAGCGACGTCACCAAGCCCGGCCCGTACGCGGTCGCCATCGACCGGTCCGCCGGCCCTCGCCGCAACGGGTGGCTGGTGTACCCGATGAACGCCGGCCAGTACGGCGTGGACCACCCGATCTTCGTGTGGGGTCCGGGCGCCGGGTCCACCCCGGCCGACTATGAGGACATGCTGCGGCAGTGGGCCTCGCACGGGTTCGTGGTCTACAGCGAGGTCTCCTCCAGCGACGGCACCTACATGGTCAACGCGCTCAACTGGCTGCAGGCCCAGAACTCCAACCCGGCCAGCCCGCTGCACCAGAACCTGGACCTGTCGGAGGTGGCCTTCGGCGGCCACTCCCGCGGCTCGCTGGGGACGTTCGACGTGGCCGACGAGCCGCGGCTGAGCACCACCATCCACGTGGCCGGCGGGTCCTTCGACGGCAACGGGCCCAACAAGCTGCGCAAGCCGACTCTCTACATCGGCGGCGACAGTGACTTCGCCACCTCCAACATGGAGCGGGACTACCGCAACACCCGCGTCCCGGTGTGGTTCAACATCCTCAACAACACCGACCACATCTACGCCACCCGCAACGGCCAGCACATCATCACCGCCTGGCTGCGCTGGCACCTGGGCGATGAGGAATTCCGCCGCACGAGCGACTTCCTGAGCCCCACTTGCACCTTCTGCAGCCTCGGCCGGGTCCAGTACAAGAACTGGTGA
- a CDS encoding DUF6879 family protein produces MAHLLSGGELDGLFDAFERSAFRLETRDRYNVPSERESLRRFLAGDPDEDYARGRPWYDRTRRAAAEGRPFTRVRVVTVPLGDYSRYALWCARDNIRAGEDIRYLERSQAARLGLPVEPPHDAWLLDDATVVILHFDADDAFAGAEVTDDPATVARHRAWRQVAWEHALTREAFLRSLGGA; encoded by the coding sequence GTGGCCCACCTGCTGTCCGGCGGCGAGCTGGACGGGCTGTTCGATGCGTTCGAACGCAGCGCGTTCCGCTTGGAGACGCGCGACCGCTACAACGTGCCCTCCGAGCGGGAGTCCCTGCGCCGCTTCCTGGCGGGCGACCCCGATGAGGACTACGCCAGGGGGCGGCCGTGGTACGACAGGACCCGCCGGGCCGCCGCCGAGGGGCGGCCCTTCACCCGGGTCCGCGTCGTCACCGTCCCCCTCGGCGACTACTCCCGGTACGCGCTGTGGTGCGCGCGCGACAACATCCGGGCCGGTGAGGACATCCGCTACCTGGAACGGTCACAGGCGGCCCGACTCGGCCTGCCGGTGGAGCCGCCGCACGACGCCTGGCTGCTTGACGACGCCACCGTGGTGATCCTGCACTTCGACGCCGATGACGCGTTCGCAGGCGCCGAGGTGACCGACGACCCGGCCACCGTCGCCCGGCACCGCGCCTGGCGGCAGGTGGCCTGGGAGCACGCCCTCACCCGGGAGGCGTTCCTGCGGAGCCTGGGCGGAGCCTGA
- a CDS encoding WD40 repeat domain-containing serine/threonine protein kinase — protein MEPGLEIAGRYRLERSLGRGGFGEVWAAADMLRDRQVAIKFLYPQISATNPVAVAKFRQEAKIAARLDHPGITRVDDFGLHEGQWFLVMEFLHGRTLAAELADHPQGLPVPRVVALGEQLADALVAAHEMGVVHRDLKPVNLMVIDGDRLKVCDFGIARMADASVAVTFTGQVGTPLYMAPEQWLGEPTDHRTDLYAMGGILFHLLTGHPPFTADGARELMGRHLNADPPRARTERPEIPVALDALIVELLAKDPRQRPARTADVRDRLRDIQQSRTSPPPASESTSAAPDDATRRLSPPPEPQSTSPAGSAAPGPTRPSVPESRSPAFDGAARPPSPPPAPGVRDTNGTRRPGGPRRVARRALLGGAVLSLAAAAAVPLSRLTARTGSDGRAGGTGSAGTDDGDSPLRFTLKGHEKWVESVAFSPDGATLATASWDGTARLWNAKNGKPVATLEGHRGEVISVAFSPDGATLATGSGDGTARLWNAKNGELIITLKGHQKAIGSVVFSPDGATLATASWDNTVRLWNARSSELITALKGHKEVVQSVAFSPDGALLATASSDDTARLWRVRSGELITALKGHRSTVASVVFSPDGATLATASRDGTARLWRAKDGELITVLKGHQDQVTSVAFSPDGAALATAGWDGTARLWRVKDGEFIAILANHPEVWSVAFSPDGALLATANNKGIARLWNARNGELITTLEGHHGGIGSVAFSPDGALLATASRDGTAKLWRVGD, from the coding sequence GTGGAGCCTGGGCTGGAGATCGCAGGTCGTTACCGGCTGGAACGGTCGCTGGGCCGGGGCGGCTTCGGCGAGGTGTGGGCGGCCGCGGACATGCTGCGGGACCGGCAGGTGGCGATCAAATTCCTGTATCCGCAGATCTCGGCGACCAACCCGGTGGCGGTGGCCAAATTCCGCCAGGAAGCCAAGATCGCAGCCCGGCTGGATCATCCGGGCATCACCCGCGTCGATGACTTCGGCCTCCACGAGGGCCAGTGGTTCTTGGTCATGGAGTTCCTGCACGGCCGGACCCTCGCCGCCGAGCTGGCCGACCACCCGCAGGGGCTGCCGGTACCGCGGGTGGTCGCGTTGGGGGAGCAACTGGCCGACGCCCTGGTGGCCGCCCACGAGATGGGAGTGGTCCACCGCGACCTCAAACCCGTCAACCTCATGGTGATCGACGGCGACCGGCTCAAGGTCTGCGACTTCGGAATCGCCCGGATGGCGGACGCCTCGGTCGCGGTCACCTTCACCGGCCAAGTCGGCACCCCGCTGTACATGGCCCCGGAACAATGGCTGGGGGAGCCGACCGACCATCGCACCGACCTGTACGCCATGGGCGGGATCCTGTTCCACCTGCTGACCGGCCACCCGCCCTTCACCGCCGACGGCGCCAGAGAACTGATGGGCCGGCACCTGAACGCCGACCCCCCACGAGCCCGCACCGAACGCCCCGAAATCCCCGTGGCGCTGGATGCGTTGATCGTCGAACTGCTGGCCAAAGACCCCCGGCAGCGCCCCGCCCGCACCGCCGACGTCCGGGACCGCCTGCGCGACATCCAGCAGTCCCGCACCTCTCCGCCACCGGCATCGGAGAGCACGTCCGCAGCCCCTGACGATGCCACCCGGCGCCTGTCCCCGCCACCGGAGCCACAGAGCACATCCCCGGCCGGCAGCGCCGCCCCGGGCCCGACCCGGCCGTCTGTTCCGGAGAGCAGATCCCCTGCCTTTGACGGTGCCGCCCGGCCTCCCTCCCCGCCGCCTGCGCCGGGAGTCCGGGACACGAACGGCACCCGCCGTCCCGGGGGCCCGCGCCGCGTGGCCCGCCGCGCACTGCTGGGCGGAGCGGTCCTCTCCCTGGCCGCGGCGGCCGCCGTTCCCCTCAGCCGCTTGACCGCCCGCACCGGCAGTGACGGCCGCGCCGGCGGCACCGGCTCCGCCGGCACCGATGACGGTGATTCGCCCCTCCGATTCACCCTCAAAGGCCACGAGAAATGGGTTGAGTCGGTGGCGTTCAGCCCGGATGGCGCCACCCTCGCCACCGCGAGCTGGGACGGCACTGCGCGGCTGTGGAACGCCAAGAACGGTAAGCCCGTCGCCACTCTCGAAGGCCATCGAGGAGAGGTCATCTCGGTGGCGTTCAGCCCGGATGGCGCCACCCTCGCCACCGGAAGCGGGGATGGCACTGCGCGGCTGTGGAACGCCAAGAACGGTGAGCTCATCATCACTCTCAAAGGGCACCAAAAGGCGATCGGGTCGGTGGTGTTCAGCCCGGACGGCGCCACCCTCGCCACCGCGAGCTGGGACAACACCGTGAGGCTGTGGAACGCCAGAAGCAGTGAGCTCATCACCGCTCTCAAAGGCCACAAGGAGGTGGTCCAGTCGGTGGCGTTCAGCCCGGACGGTGCCCTTCTCGCCACCGCGAGCTCGGACGATACCGCGAGATTGTGGCGCGTCAGAAGCGGTGAGCTCATCACCGCTCTCAAAGGTCACCGAAGCACAGTCGCCTCGGTGGTGTTCAGCCCGGACGGCGCCACCCTCGCCACCGCGAGCCGGGACGGCACTGCGCGGCTGTGGCGGGCCAAGGACGGCGAGCTCATCACCGTTCTCAAAGGCCACCAGGACCAGGTCACCTCGGTGGCGTTCAGCCCGGATGGCGCCGCCCTCGCCACCGCGGGCTGGGACGGCACTGCGCGGCTGTGGCGGGTCAAGGACGGTGAGTTCATCGCCATTCTCGCGAACCACCCGGAGGTCTGGTCGGTGGCGTTCAGCCCTGACGGTGCCCTTCTCGCCACCGCGAACAATAAGGGCATCGCGAGATTGTGGAACGCCAGGAACGGTGAGCTGATCACCACTCTCGAGGGGCACCATGGAGGAATCGGCTCGGTGGCGTTCAGTCCTGACGGCGCCCTTCTCGCCACCGCGAGCCGGGACGGAACAGCGAAATTGTGGCGGGTGGGTGATTGA
- a CDS encoding oxygenase MpaB family protein, producing MTAPEEPVPPAPLGPGSFLWDYSGLRLAAITDISAFVLQAMHPAIGAAAERLTDLDTRRLSRAVHDFVSIRPWVYGEQGTRHLLPAGPLAWAHLATFYVTVTAARYFSAEPMTLDREQRIFEEFLLLGRLRGVPARMLPSTMADYWAYFEDMLTHTLVPHPVAHRVLDRLGGFSSTVPVTLRPLLVPFGLRGGWFTHLVTVGTLPQAARTKLGLTWTADDEHRLRAVGTLFTRVLPHLPERLRYAPSAYQARRTSRMQRSPRGPRHLRLTDTCPVVAGCRGVRRAVR from the coding sequence ATGACGGCGCCGGAAGAGCCCGTGCCCCCGGCCCCGCTCGGGCCAGGCTCGTTCCTGTGGGACTACAGCGGCCTGCGCCTGGCGGCGATCACCGACATCAGCGCGTTCGTGCTGCAGGCCATGCACCCGGCCATCGGCGCCGCCGCCGAGCGGCTGACCGACCTGGACACCCGCCGGCTGAGCCGGGCCGTGCACGACTTCGTCTCCATACGGCCCTGGGTGTACGGGGAGCAGGGGACGCGTCATCTCCTGCCCGCCGGTCCTTTGGCCTGGGCGCACCTTGCGACCTTCTACGTCACGGTCACCGCGGCGCGGTACTTTTCCGCCGAACCGATGACTTTGGACCGGGAGCAGCGGATCTTCGAGGAGTTCCTCCTGCTGGGACGGCTTCGGGGAGTGCCGGCGCGGATGCTGCCGTCCACGATGGCCGACTACTGGGCCTACTTCGAGGACATGCTGACCCACACCCTGGTACCGCACCCGGTGGCGCATCGGGTGCTGGACCGGCTGGGCGGCTTCTCCTCGACTGTCCCGGTGACGCTGCGCCCGCTGCTCGTCCCGTTCGGCCTGAGGGGCGGCTGGTTCACCCACCTGGTCACCGTCGGCACCCTTCCGCAGGCGGCCCGCACCAAGCTCGGCCTGACCTGGACGGCAGACGACGAACACCGGCTGCGCGCTGTTGGAACGCTCTTTACCCGCGTCCTTCCCCACCTGCCCGAACGCCTCCGCTACGCCCCTTCCGCCTACCAGGCCCGCCGCACCTCCCGGATGCAGCGGAGCCCACGGGGACCTCGGCATCTGCGGCTTACCGACACATGCCCGGTGGTGGCCGGGTGCCGGGGCGTCCGGCGAGCGGTGCGCTGA
- a CDS encoding ATP-binding protein — MLTMIPRTCTAAPLYWRRTFPGEAAQARAARRFVACLLDGLPCLDEVVLTVDELVANALRHTKSGQAGGSFTVEVLAGPDGVAVAVADQGGPTEPAARDAADTDENGRGLRTVSLTATSWGWHGNDSGRTVTAVFTAGAKERAQ; from the coding sequence ATGCTGACGATGATTCCCAGGACCTGCACGGCCGCCCCGCTGTACTGGCGGCGGACCTTCCCCGGCGAGGCCGCCCAGGCCCGCGCCGCCCGCCGCTTCGTGGCCTGCCTGCTGGACGGCCTGCCCTGCCTGGACGAGGTGGTCCTCACCGTGGACGAACTGGTCGCCAACGCCCTGCGCCACACCAAATCCGGCCAGGCCGGCGGCTCGTTCACCGTGGAGGTGCTGGCCGGGCCGGACGGCGTGGCCGTCGCGGTCGCCGACCAGGGCGGCCCCACCGAGCCCGCCGCCCGCGACGCCGCCGACACCGACGAAAACGGCCGCGGCCTGCGCACCGTCTCGCTGACCGCCACCAGCTGGGGATGGCACGGCAACGACTCCGGCCGCACCGTCACCGCCGTGTTCACCGCGGGCGCAAAGGAGCGGGCCCAATGA
- a CDS encoding TetR/AcrR family transcriptional regulator produces the protein MRDVTCAPLPRGLSGGRRARRRAALLEAGLELFGTRGCAGTTVRGVCTLAVLNDRYFYENFPDLDALLVAVFDEVARRGEEAILAAVRSAPRDLPLRVRAVANAGPGFLIADPRHARLLTHEIQVEPALRGRRNALIRRLAGIFTAQAHELAEDMPLSDTDVEMTVLTLVGGAMELVSTWLRGELAVDREHLIDFLVALIVTSDGLPASPARKSQAVRRAPA, from the coding sequence GTGCGTGACGTCACCTGCGCGCCCCTGCCGCGGGGCCTCAGCGGAGGACGACGCGCCCGCCGCCGGGCCGCGCTGCTGGAGGCGGGGCTGGAACTGTTCGGCACCCGAGGATGTGCCGGCACCACTGTGCGCGGCGTCTGCACACTGGCCGTCCTCAACGACCGCTACTTCTATGAAAACTTCCCCGACCTGGACGCCCTGCTGGTGGCGGTGTTCGACGAGGTGGCCCGGCGGGGCGAAGAAGCCATCTTGGCCGCGGTCCGCTCAGCCCCCCGCGACCTGCCGCTGCGGGTGCGCGCCGTGGCGAACGCCGGCCCCGGCTTCCTGATCGCCGACCCCCGCCACGCCCGGCTGCTGACCCACGAAATCCAGGTCGAACCGGCGTTGCGGGGACGCCGCAACGCGCTGATCCGCCGCCTGGCCGGTATCTTCACCGCCCAGGCCCACGAGCTGGCCGAGGACATGCCGCTGTCAGACACTGACGTGGAGATGACCGTCCTCACCCTGGTCGGCGGGGCGATGGAACTGGTCTCCACCTGGCTGCGCGGCGAACTGGCCGTGGATCGCGAGCACTTGATCGACTTCCTGGTCGCCCTCATCGTCACTTCCGACGGCCTGCCGGCGTCCCCGGCCAGAAAGTCCCAGGCCGTCCGCCGCGCACCCGCCTGA
- a CDS encoding helix-turn-helix domain-containing protein, whose protein sequence is MSTPSQQAREALGLRLRELRKDGGLTQRRLAELAGWVESKVSKIEHGRQTPSEDDIRLWCRLVGAEAHIADLIATVRNIDSQYLEWRRTWRAGGRRRQQAIAAQEEQTSRFRIYEPLLIPGLLQTPEYARTRFAENIAFHRTPNDLDAAVEARMRRQEILRRGDRDRRFHILIGEAALTLGVADDDVLLGQLDRLLTLAIMPRLLLGVIPARTRHRRAPHHGFWIFDDRLVLVETVAAELTITQPREIAVYAKEFEWLAASAVYGAGARELISRAIRAIREN, encoded by the coding sequence GTGTCCACCCCGTCCCAGCAGGCCAGGGAGGCGCTCGGGCTGCGGCTGCGGGAGCTGCGCAAGGACGGCGGCCTGACCCAGCGGCGCCTGGCCGAGCTCGCCGGATGGGTGGAGAGCAAGGTCTCCAAGATCGAGCACGGGCGGCAGACGCCGAGCGAGGACGACATCCGCCTGTGGTGCCGGCTGGTCGGCGCCGAGGCCCACATCGCGGATCTGATCGCGACCGTTCGCAACATCGACTCCCAGTACCTGGAGTGGCGGCGGACATGGCGGGCAGGCGGACGCCGCCGCCAGCAGGCCATCGCCGCCCAGGAAGAACAGACCTCCCGCTTTCGCATCTATGAGCCGCTGCTCATCCCCGGCCTGCTGCAGACCCCGGAGTACGCACGGACGCGGTTCGCCGAGAACATCGCGTTCCACCGGACGCCCAACGACCTGGACGCGGCGGTCGAGGCGCGGATGCGGCGCCAGGAGATCCTCCGCAGGGGCGACCGGGACCGCCGCTTCCACATCCTCATCGGCGAGGCCGCGCTGACGCTGGGCGTGGCCGATGACGACGTGCTGCTCGGGCAGCTCGACCGGCTGCTCACGCTGGCGATCATGCCGAGGCTCCTGCTCGGCGTCATCCCGGCCCGCACCCGGCACCGCCGGGCCCCGCACCACGGCTTTTGGATCTTCGACGACCGGCTGGTGCTGGTGGAGACGGTGGCGGCGGAACTGACCATCACCCAGCCCCGCGAGATCGCGGTGTACGCCAAGGAGTTCGAGTGGCTGGCCGCGTCCGCGGTGTACGGCGCCGGGGCCCGCGAGCTCATCTCCCGGGCGATCCGAGCGATTCGAGAAAACTGA
- a CDS encoding DUF397 domain-containing protein: MSQQFQFQTSRACSEGCGGCCVEVATNLAATSGLVALRDSKTGIVNTFTAAEWRDFIAGAKAGQFDI, translated from the coding sequence ATGTCTCAGCAGTTCCAGTTCCAGACCAGCCGGGCGTGCAGCGAAGGCTGCGGCGGCTGCTGCGTCGAGGTCGCCACCAACCTCGCGGCCACCAGCGGCCTCGTCGCACTGCGCGACTCCAAGACCGGCATCGTCAACACCTTCACCGCCGCCGAGTGGCGGGACTTCATCGCCGGCGCCAAGGCCGGCCAGTTCGACATCTGA
- a CDS encoding DUF6572 domain-containing protein translates to MTVENPDVVDGVSLSADESVCILRMIEDRPFSGSPEQNQQLVEKINTYLAFLQTGQLVEQFPQMAGKRMEVRLVCGEDPQGPPLLEILQAATALFAKHGADFVVEVIPWEMVLGGRPRP, encoded by the coding sequence ATGACCGTTGAGAACCCCGATGTCGTCGATGGCGTATCGCTGAGCGCCGACGAGTCCGTCTGCATTCTGCGGATGATCGAGGACCGTCCGTTCAGCGGGTCGCCCGAGCAGAACCAGCAGCTCGTGGAGAAGATCAACACCTATCTGGCGTTCCTGCAGACCGGGCAGCTGGTCGAGCAGTTCCCGCAGATGGCCGGGAAACGCATGGAGGTCCGCCTGGTGTGCGGTGAGGATCCCCAAGGCCCGCCTCTGCTCGAGATCCTGCAGGCCGCCACTGCGCTGTTCGCCAAGCACGGGGCCGACTTCGTGGTCGAGGTGATCCCCTGGGAAATGGTGCTGGGGGGCCGGCCGCGACCGTGA
- a CDS encoding oxygenase MpaB family protein, whose amino-acid sequence MTSRTRFFLIIGMLPPAAREKLGISWSDTDERRLRLLGRGQSALPERLRYMPIAYRARVAARAAQRLEKALAERPM is encoded by the coding sequence GTGACGTCACGCACCCGGTTCTTCCTGATCATCGGCATGCTGCCGCCGGCCGCCCGCGAAAAACTCGGTATCTCCTGGAGCGACACCGACGAGCGCCGGCTGCGGCTGCTGGGCCGCGGCCAAAGCGCCCTGCCCGAACGGCTGCGCTACATGCCGATCGCCTACCGCGCCCGTGTCGCCGCCCGTGCCGCCCAGCGCCTGGAGAAGGCCCTGGCCGAACGCCCGATGTGA
- a CDS encoding DUF397 domain-containing protein, producing the protein MTTKYGHWRKSRHSDPNGDCVEVAKAADGTVGIRDSKANTPDAIIELTHSEWAHLLTRLRNMR; encoded by the coding sequence ATGACAACGAAGTACGGGCACTGGCGCAAGTCCCGCCACAGCGACCCCAACGGCGACTGCGTGGAGGTGGCCAAGGCCGCCGACGGCACGGTCGGCATCCGCGACTCCAAGGCCAACACCCCGGACGCCATCATCGAACTCACCCACTCAGAGTGGGCTCACCTACTCACCCGGCTCCGCAACATGCGGTGA
- a CDS encoding helix-turn-helix domain-containing protein produces the protein MTSPYVRRLRLAAELRKLREERDLTTDELAKLVFQSRPKISKLENAQIRPDVGEILNILEALEVTGAKYRRLLRLARDASRKGWWDRYGNAMGDRQRLYADLESGAKTIRSYNQTGIPAVLQTPELISTLIEIDQALGPITYRPHRLAEARTRRQQHLLSPDGPTYDAVLDECTIYRLGVPRSVMSKQLFHMIKVVLAEPRITLRVLRYNTHIPGALMPKSSFSLYTFPEKVDPTIAVVDTVTTDLVITERRGVARYTAHYDLLRKAALSPEESLAFLSQVAEELDDGTGPSA, from the coding sequence ATGACCAGTCCCTACGTTCGCCGGCTGCGGCTGGCGGCGGAACTGCGCAAGCTGCGGGAGGAACGCGATCTGACCACCGACGAGCTGGCCAAGCTCGTCTTCCAGTCCCGTCCCAAGATCTCCAAGTTGGAGAACGCCCAGATCCGGCCGGATGTGGGCGAGATTCTCAACATCCTCGAAGCCCTGGAGGTCACCGGGGCCAAGTACCGAAGGTTGCTGCGGCTGGCCCGGGACGCTTCCCGTAAGGGCTGGTGGGACCGGTACGGCAACGCCATGGGCGACCGGCAGCGGCTGTATGCCGACCTGGAGTCAGGGGCCAAGACGATCCGCAGCTACAACCAGACCGGCATCCCCGCCGTTCTACAGACGCCTGAACTCATCAGCACCCTGATCGAGATCGATCAAGCCCTTGGCCCCATCACCTACCGCCCTCATCGGCTGGCTGAAGCAAGAACCCGCCGCCAGCAGCATCTTCTAAGCCCGGACGGGCCGACTTACGACGCCGTACTCGACGAATGCACGATCTACCGGCTGGGAGTACCCCGATCGGTGATGAGCAAGCAGCTCTTCCACATGATCAAAGTGGTTCTTGCTGAACCACGCATCACGCTACGAGTACTGCGCTACAACACCCACATCCCGGGTGCTCTCATGCCGAAGTCATCGTTCTCGCTCTACACCTTCCCCGAGAAGGTCGATCCCACGATAGCTGTAGTCGATACGGTCACCACCGACCTCGTGATCACTGAGCGCCGTGGTGTAGCGCGGTATACCGCGCACTACGATCTGTTGAGGAAGGCTGCGCTATCCCCAGAAGAGAGCCTGGCCTTCCTTAGTCAGGTAGCAGAGGAACTAGACGACGGGACAGGACCTTCGGCATGA